The Cohnella abietis genome has a segment encoding these proteins:
- a CDS encoding response regulator transcription factor, with translation MKEGDSLADTHKIMIVDDDPHICEIVQVYCEREGFLSAYSHSGSEAMKLLASFEPDLIVLDVMLANENGIDWCMNARSYTNAPIVFLSSREEDEVKISALSYGGDDYVTKPFSPGVLMAKIKAHLRRVSTGRREQLLELPGLTLDFFAQSADMGGEPIFLSKKEFSLLSYMAQNVNRAVSVDALFQLIWGTESVEDTRTVAVHISNLRKKIEADPANPERIVTIRGTGYMLVARSALQAPT, from the coding sequence ATGAAGGAAGGTGACAGTTTGGCGGACACTCACAAAATAATGATCGTCGATGACGATCCCCATATCTGCGAGATTGTTCAGGTGTATTGCGAGAGGGAGGGTTTCCTATCCGCTTACAGTCATAGCGGGTCAGAAGCCATGAAGCTGCTTGCGTCTTTCGAGCCGGATTTGATTGTACTGGATGTAATGCTGGCTAATGAAAACGGCATTGATTGGTGCATGAACGCACGTAGCTACACGAATGCGCCGATCGTGTTTCTGAGCAGTCGTGAAGAAGACGAGGTGAAAATCAGCGCGTTATCCTATGGCGGCGACGATTATGTGACCAAGCCGTTCAGTCCGGGCGTACTCATGGCCAAGATCAAGGCTCATCTTCGCAGAGTATCGACGGGCAGAAGGGAACAACTGCTGGAGTTACCGGGTTTGACGCTGGATTTCTTCGCACAGTCCGCCGACATGGGAGGTGAACCCATCTTTTTATCCAAAAAAGAGTTCAGTCTACTGTCCTATATGGCACAGAACGTGAATCGTGCCGTTAGTGTCGATGCGTTGTTTCAGCTCATCTGGGGAACGGAGAGTGTGGAGGATACGAGAACGGTCGCTGTACACATCAGTAATTTACGAAAAAAAATCGAGGCTGACCCTGCCAATCCTGAGAGGATTGTTACGATTCGTGGGACAGGCTATATGCTGGTTGCCAGAAGTGCGTTGCAAGCGCCAACATAA
- a CDS encoding sensor histidine kinase: MFYIIGAVVVGLVAGYAVISAPDSPKFQSEEGILDLTQVHVVENPLKLKGDWEFYWQELLSPEDIQIRSARDGNHVRWISIPSSWLGYRLDGQQLNGTGFATFQVVIKLSEQDRNERLALRLPTIFHAYKLWVNGELLAEVGVVGQDKSSVTPQLATKLVFFQPESDRVELVMQVANFHHNRGGITKYIELGGSDALTVRTNLKIAAEMFITASLLVIGVYHLLLFMLRRKDRAPLYFGLFTLLFGIRSLLVGELMITQLWPAFPWGLQFKLEYLILCSGGYIITMYFDCIFPNYVSRWFRLGTRIVTGAFCIVVAVTPALIYSKMLLIIGVMIVLHMVYLMVGLVHAAVWRREGALIFLLVSVVALFSVVNDFLYYNEWSPIGNTSPLGLLVFTIAQMMLLSSRFTRVATNEERIARELQEANNKLTEMNTNLEQTVMERTHALSAAHDDLRTSYDRLLHSEQGRKKLLAYITHDLRMPLSSMLGYVEAVQDRVKPERNEQYLKYIQDNTIRINRMIEELSFLSHLETGQVSYRMESVHVTHFLRRFYEQYELVVRDAELDFRLDYSEMEDQGANSPVVEMDTQRLEQALFNLVSNAMKFTSRGGLVRIALAVDEVNDNRYAILSVQDSGTGIPPDQLEQIFDRNYRYDRPGVDKGIEGSGLGLAICREIVQAHAGTVRAESDGKTGAIFYVSLPCK; this comes from the coding sequence TTGTTTTATATAATTGGTGCTGTTGTGGTCGGTTTGGTTGCAGGCTATGCCGTCATCTCTGCACCGGACTCCCCTAAGTTCCAAAGTGAAGAAGGCATTCTGGATTTAACACAGGTTCATGTCGTTGAGAATCCGCTAAAGTTAAAAGGGGATTGGGAGTTCTACTGGCAAGAGCTACTGTCGCCTGAGGACATACAGATTCGTTCAGCAAGGGACGGAAATCATGTTCGCTGGATCAGCATCCCAAGCTCCTGGCTAGGCTATCGGTTAGATGGTCAGCAGCTGAACGGTACAGGCTTTGCAACCTTTCAGGTGGTCATAAAGCTTAGCGAGCAGGATCGGAATGAGCGGCTTGCTCTGCGGCTGCCTACCATTTTTCATGCGTATAAATTATGGGTTAATGGAGAACTGCTGGCAGAAGTCGGTGTAGTGGGTCAGGACAAGAGCAGCGTAACACCGCAACTGGCAACGAAGCTGGTGTTCTTCCAGCCTGAGAGTGACAGGGTGGAACTGGTTATGCAGGTAGCCAACTTCCATCATAACCGAGGGGGCATCACCAAGTATATCGAGCTGGGCGGCAGTGATGCGTTAACGGTCAGGACCAATCTGAAAATCGCTGCCGAAATGTTCATAACCGCAAGCCTACTGGTGATTGGCGTGTATCATCTGCTGTTGTTCATGCTGCGACGCAAAGACAGGGCTCCCCTATATTTTGGTCTGTTCACCTTGTTGTTCGGTATCCGCTCCTTACTGGTCGGCGAGCTTATGATCACACAATTGTGGCCAGCGTTTCCATGGGGATTACAGTTCAAGCTCGAGTACCTGATTCTTTGTAGTGGTGGTTATATCATTACGATGTACTTTGATTGCATTTTTCCGAATTATGTATCGCGTTGGTTTCGTCTGGGTACGCGGATCGTAACCGGCGCATTCTGTATCGTTGTTGCGGTGACCCCTGCACTCATATATTCAAAAATGTTACTGATAATCGGCGTGATGATTGTTCTGCATATGGTTTATCTAATGGTAGGGCTAGTTCATGCGGCTGTGTGGCGTAGGGAGGGGGCGCTGATCTTCCTGCTGGTGTCAGTGGTTGCTCTTTTTAGCGTCGTCAATGATTTTCTCTATTACAATGAATGGTCCCCAATCGGAAATACATCTCCGCTTGGTCTGTTGGTGTTTACGATCGCACAGATGATGTTGCTTTCTTCAAGATTTACGAGGGTGGCAACGAACGAAGAGAGGATTGCCCGTGAGCTGCAGGAGGCCAATAACAAACTGACCGAAATGAATACGAATTTGGAACAGACCGTTATGGAGCGCACACATGCCTTATCTGCAGCACATGATGATCTCCGCACTTCGTATGATCGATTGCTTCATTCCGAGCAAGGGAGGAAGAAGCTACTTGCCTATATCACCCATGATCTGCGTATGCCGCTGTCCAGCATGCTTGGATATGTCGAGGCTGTGCAGGACAGGGTCAAGCCGGAACGCAATGAACAGTACCTGAAGTATATCCAGGATAACACGATAAGGATTAACCGCATGATCGAGGAGTTATCCTTCTTGTCGCATTTGGAGACGGGACAAGTCTCGTACCGGATGGAGTCGGTTCATGTGACTCACTTTTTGCGTCGGTTCTATGAACAATATGAACTGGTTGTGCGTGACGCAGAGCTGGATTTCAGGCTGGATTACAGTGAGATGGAAGATCAAGGGGCTAATTCGCCTGTTGTCGAGATGGACACGCAGAGGCTGGAGCAGGCGTTGTTTAATCTAGTGTCGAACGCGATGAAGTTCACCTCTAGGGGGGGGCTGGTGCGTATTGCGCTAGCTGTGGACGAGGTGAATGATAATCGCTATGCGATCCTAAGCGTGCAAGACTCTGGCACGGGTATTCCGCCAGATCAGCTCGAGCAAATCTTCGATCGTAATTACAGGTATGATCGACCTGGCGTAGACAAGGGAATAGAGGGAAGCGGGCTCGGGCTGGCGATTTGCAGGGAAATCGTACAAGCGCATGCAGGGACGGTTCGAGCGGAGAGCGACGGCAAGACGGGGGCGATATTCTATGTATCGCTTCCTTGTAAATGA
- a CDS encoding diacylglycerol/polyprenol kinase family protein, with translation MLYWIGIPILLNPVTKRSREFGRKLTHIFVHSWWFLSLILFDNFWYAVAIPAFYVIIGTIFALMKEPPSFLSDVERENEVGSFKFSYIASPLSIVVVIFFQYFIFKNEYLAGFAVLALSFGDAAAALVGSKFKFGEYRIGKHVKTLAGSLSMFITTFLLCILYSYIIGFSLDIMVFCIIISIIATVTEAVSVRGLDNITIPTVCCAFTWICANNLWI, from the coding sequence ATGCTATATTGGATTGGCATCCCAATACTTTTGAACCCTGTTACGAAGAGAAGTCGTGAATTCGGAAGAAAACTTACACATATTTTTGTGCATTCTTGGTGGTTTCTGTCACTAATCCTATTTGATAATTTTTGGTACGCTGTAGCTATTCCAGCATTTTATGTAATTATCGGAACTATTTTTGCCTTAATGAAAGAACCACCGTCTTTTCTTTCTGATGTTGAAAGAGAGAACGAGGTTGGGTCGTTCAAATTTTCATACATTGCGTCTCCTTTAAGTATTGTTGTTGTCATTTTTTTTCAGTATTTTATATTCAAGAATGAATATTTAGCTGGATTTGCGGTTTTGGCATTGTCTTTCGGTGATGCAGCTGCCGCACTAGTCGGGAGCAAGTTTAAATTTGGCGAATATCGTATCGGAAAACATGTAAAAACTCTTGCTGGTTCTTTATCTATGTTTATTACAACATTTCTATTGTGTATTTTATATTCGTACATTATTGGGTTTTCTTTGGACATAATGGTTTTTTGCATAATTATAAGCATTATTGCCACAGTAACTGAAGCAGTTTCTGTAAGAGGACTTGATAACATTACAATTCCCACGGTTTGCTGTGCATTTACTTGGATATGTGCTAATAACCTTTGGATATAA
- a CDS encoding adenylyltransferase/cytidyltransferase family protein produces the protein MKKIVFAGSFDPAHKGHLNTYLLAKEKYNQEITICISRNPLKKSSRFSIEERLLIAQSIFKTNEIRVVTDVSDIINLIKEYDVIIQGYHEISEIDKLRPHYKQFNCEELFEKNDFLKIQDDFADVTSTNIVSNFFNNEQFARDNLSPLGFEMLKKKLVSENL, from the coding sequence ATGAAAAAAATTGTGTTTGCCGGAAGCTTTGATCCTGCGCATAAAGGTCACTTAAACACCTATTTGCTTGCAAAAGAAAAGTATAATCAAGAAATAACTATTTGTATTAGTCGCAATCCATTAAAGAAAAGTTCAAGATTCAGTATTGAGGAACGATTACTGATTGCTCAATCTATTTTTAAGACCAACGAAATCCGAGTAGTGACTGATGTTTCTGATATAATTAACTTAATTAAGGAGTATGATGTAATAATCCAAGGGTATCACGAAATATCTGAAATAGATAAATTACGTCCACATTATAAACAGTTCAATTGCGAAGAACTGTTCGAAAAGAATGACTTCTTGAAAATTCAAGACGACTTTGCAGATGTTACATCTACAAATATTGTTAGCAACTTCTTTAACAATGAACAATTTGCCAGAGACAACCTGTCACCTTTAGGTTTTGAGATGTTAAAGAAAAAATTAGTGAGTGAGAATTTATGA
- a CDS encoding S-layer homology domain-containing protein, with amino-acid sequence MKSLKRSMMSLSLAIMVCVNLIIPNVSFGAAGSINDFVNTEKTGMTASFSWSAASGATSIEIDQSLSGSNVWTTSKTGTISTAATSATVTGLSIDTAYDFRLVVTGGANAGISNVVTETTSKCILTFYKSDLDYNIRSVCGVTFVLESDAGFRGYDEDHNALSVGDLQISIESNYSFDLSALRATANNDITVYVVDNSSSRYVNLISSDVVSSTKNLFKNVTYIDFMAQPGYPSMFFQDLEFTNIKPVRYDQEVVEAAKDSLAVGYYGSDRATSVTQNVMLSDTGTDGASVEWSSDKPNVISSTGVVTRPSHIASDATVTLTATITKGNDSDTKMFTLKVLKQQTDAEAVAAAKGSVAVGYNGSDRATSVTQNVTLSTTGADGTSVAWSSDKQGVISSTGVVTRPSYTAGDATVTLTATITKGNDSDTKTFTLTVLKQLQTDAEAVAAAKGSVAVGYNGSNTVSSVTQNVTLSTTGTDGTSVAWSSDKPNVISPAGVVTRSSYTTGDATVTLTATITKGDDSDTKTFTLTVLKQPQTDAEAVAAAKGSVAVGYNGSDTVSSVTQNVTLGTTGTDGTSVAWSSNKQGVISTTGVVTRPSYTAGDATVTLTATITKGSETDTKTFTLTVLKQPQTDAEAVAAAKGSIAVGYNGSDAVSNVTQNVTLGTTGTDGTSVVWSSNKPNVISTTGVVTRPSYTAGDATVTLTATITKGSETDTKTFTLTVVKQPQTDADAVAAAKGSVVVGYNESDTVSSVTQNVTLSTTGTDGTSVAWSSNKQGVISTTGVVTRPSYTVGDATVTLTATITKGSETDTKTFTLTVLKQPQTDAEAVAAAAKGSVALGYNGSDTVSSVTQNVTLSTTGTDGTSVAWSSNKPTVIATTGAVTRPSYTAGDATVTLTATITKGNETDTKTFTLTVLALPAPPDSSSNSPISTSNPPTSTSDQIGVLVNGKGEKIGTSTTAQVNHQSVTTIAVDQQKLEDMLAAEGLGATVTIPFGQKSDVSIGELNGQVIKRMENKQAVLVIKTEQATYTLPAKLINISSILDQIGQSVALQDIKVKIEISDPSADTVKLVEDAAAKGTFTLVVPPIDFTVSAAYGDESVQVSKFSAYVERTIAIPDGVDPNQITTAVVVDPDGTVRHVPTRILLDNGKYYAKVNSLTNSTYAAVWHSVEFADVASHWAKQAINDMGSRMIIKGTGNDSFRPKLDITRAEFASIIVSGLGLKPESGTSLFSDIKPSDWYNGAINTAYSYELINGFEDGTFRPNDRITREQAMEIISKAMKLTGLKAKLAAASTDTLQPFADAADASTWALKGIAECVQAGIVSGRKANELAPQAFITRAEGAAMIQRLLQQSELI; translated from the coding sequence ATGAAGTCTTTGAAACGTTCGATGATGTCCTTATCTTTAGCTATTATGGTATGTGTGAATCTCATTATTCCGAATGTTAGTTTCGGTGCGGCGGGCAGCATCAATGACTTTGTAAATACCGAGAAGACGGGCATGACGGCGTCTTTTAGCTGGTCTGCGGCTAGCGGAGCAACGAGTATCGAAATCGATCAGTCGCTCTCCGGCAGTAATGTTTGGACAACGTCCAAGACGGGTACAATTTCGACCGCTGCGACGAGTGCGACGGTGACGGGCTTGAGTATTGACACCGCGTATGATTTCCGGCTAGTCGTTACCGGTGGAGCAAACGCAGGCATCTCGAACGTTGTTACCGAGACGACCTCGAAATGCATCCTTACATTTTATAAATCGGATCTGGATTATAATATAAGATCTGTCTGCGGCGTAACATTTGTTTTAGAGTCGGATGCCGGGTTTCGAGGGTATGATGAGGATCACAACGCGCTTTCTGTAGGGGATCTTCAGATTAGCATAGAAAGCAATTACTCGTTCGATTTATCTGCGTTAAGAGCTACGGCTAACAACGATATTACAGTTTATGTTGTAGATAATTCTTCGAGTCGTTACGTGAACTTAATATCTTCTGATGTTGTTTCATCAACTAAAAATCTATTCAAAAATGTCACATATATTGATTTTATGGCTCAACCTGGTTACCCTAGTATGTTTTTTCAGGATTTAGAATTTACGAATATCAAACCGGTCCGGTATGACCAGGAAGTGGTGGAGGCGGCTAAGGATAGCCTAGCGGTAGGTTACTACGGAAGCGATAGGGCGACGAGCGTCACACAGAACGTTATGCTGAGCGATACGGGAACAGACGGCGCGAGCGTCGAATGGAGCTCGGACAAGCCGAACGTGATCTCTTCGACCGGCGTGGTCACTCGCCCAAGCCATATAGCGAGCGACGCCACGGTGACGCTGACGGCGACGATTACTAAAGGAAATGATTCGGACACGAAGATGTTCACGCTGAAGGTTCTCAAGCAGCAGACGGACGCGGAAGCGGTGGCGGCGGCTAAGGGCAGCGTAGCGGTAGGCTACAACGGAAGCGATAGGGCGACGAGCGTCACGCAGAACGTTACACTAAGCACGACGGGAGCAGATGGCACGAGCGTCGCGTGGAGCTCGGACAAGCAGGGCGTAATCTCTTCGACCGGCGTGGTCACTCGCCCAAGCTATACAGCGGGCGACGCCACGGTGACGCTGACGGCGACGATTACCAAAGGAAATGATTCGGACACGAAGACGTTCACGCTGACGGTTCTCAAGCAGCTGCAGACGGACGCGGAAGCGGTAGCGGCGGCTAAGGGCAGCGTAGCGGTGGGCTACAACGGAAGCAATACGGTATCGAGCGTCACGCAGAACGTTACGCTGAGTACGACGGGAACAGACGGAACGAGCGTCGCGTGGAGCTCAGACAAGCCGAACGTGATCTCTCCCGCCGGCGTGGTCACTCGCTCAAGCTATACAACGGGCGACGCCACGGTGACGTTGACGGCGACGATTACCAAAGGAGATGATTCGGACACGAAGACGTTCACGCTGACGGTTCTCAAGCAGCCGCAGACGGACGCGGAAGCGGTGGCGGCGGCGAAGGGCAGCGTAGCGGTGGGCTACAACGGAAGCGATACGGTGTCGAGCGTCACGCAGAACGTAACGCTGGGCACGACGGGAACAGATGGAACGAGCGTCGCGTGGAGCTCGAACAAGCAGGGCGTAATCTCTACGACCGGCGTGGTCACTCGCCCAAGCTATACAGCGGGCGACGCCACGGTGACGCTGACGGCGACGATTACCAAAGGAAGCGAAACGGACACGAAGACGTTCACGCTGACGGTTCTCAAGCAGCCACAGACGGACGCGGAAGCGGTGGCGGCGGCGAAGGGCAGCATCGCGGTGGGCTACAACGGAAGCGATGCGGTATCGAACGTCACGCAGAACGTAACGCTGGGCACGACGGGAACAGACGGCACGAGCGTCGTGTGGAGCTCGAACAAGCCGAACGTGATCTCTACGACCGGCGTGGTCACTCGCCCAAGCTATACAGCGGGCGACGCCACGGTGACGCTGACGGCGACGATTACCAAAGGAAGCGAAACGGACACGAAGACGTTCACGCTGACGGTTGTCAAGCAGCCGCAGACGGACGCGGATGCGGTGGCGGCGGCTAAGGGCAGCGTAGTGGTAGGCTACAACGAAAGCGATACGGTGTCGAGCGTCACGCAGAACGTTACGCTGAGCACGACGGGAACAGATGGGACGAGCGTCGCGTGGAGCTCGAACAAGCAGGGCGTAATCTCTACGACCGGCGTGGTCACTCGCCCAAGCTATACAGTGGGCGACGCCACGGTGACGCTGACGGCGACGATTACCAAAGGAAGCGAAACGGACACGAAGACGTTCACCCTGACGGTTCTCAAGCAGCCACAGACGGACGCGGAAGCGGTGGCGGCGGCGGCTAAGGGCAGCGTAGCGTTAGGCTACAACGGAAGCGATACGGTGTCGAGCGTCACGCAGAACGTTACGCTGAGCACGACGGGAACAGACGGCACGAGCGTCGCGTGGAGCTCGAACAAGCCGACCGTGATCGCTACGACCGGCGCGGTTACTCGCCCAAGCTATACAGCGGGCGACGCCACGGTGACGCTGACGGCGACGATTACCAAAGGAAATGAAACGGACACGAAGACGTTCACGCTGACGGTACTTGCGCTTCCAGCACCTCCGGACAGCAGTTCCAATTCACCGATATCGACTTCTAATCCACCGACATCGACTTCCGATCAAATTGGAGTACTTGTAAATGGTAAGGGTGAAAAAATCGGAACATCCACGACAGCACAGGTCAATCATCAGTCTGTCACGACGATAGCGGTAGATCAGCAAAAGCTGGAAGACATGCTAGCGGCAGAAGGGCTTGGCGCGACGGTCACCATTCCCTTCGGTCAAAAGTCCGATGTTTCTATTGGTGAGCTGAATGGACAAGTGATTAAAAGAATGGAGAACAAACAGGCCGTTCTGGTCATTAAAACAGAACAAGCCACGTATACGCTGCCTGCCAAACTGATCAACATTAGCTCCATACTCGACCAGATCGGCCAATCGGTTGCCCTGCAAGATATTAAGGTCAAGATCGAAATTTCCGATCCTTCCGCAGATACGGTGAAGCTGGTGGAGGATGCGGCAGCCAAAGGCACATTTACCTTGGTTGTGCCGCCGATTGATTTCACGGTAAGCGCTGCTTATGGAGACGAATCTGTCCAGGTTTCCAAGTTTAGCGCCTATGTCGAACGGACGATTGCGATTCCTGACGGGGTAGATCCGAATCAAATCACGACAGCGGTCGTCGTGGATCCGGACGGAACGGTACGCCATGTACCTACAAGGATTTTACTCGATAATGGCAAATATTACGCTAAAGTGAACAGCTTGACCAACAGCACCTACGCTGCCGTCTGGCATTCGGTCGAATTTGCCGATGTTGCAAGTCATTGGGCGAAGCAAGCGATCAACGACATGGGCTCACGGATGATTATCAAGGGCACTGGAAATGACAGTTTCCGTCCGAAACTGGACATTACCCGCGCCGAATTCGCTTCCATCATCGTTAGCGGTTTGGGGCTTAAACCGGAGAGCGGAACTTCGCTATTCTCGGATATTAAGCCTTCGGACTGGTACAACGGCGCAATCAACACGGCTTATTCGTATGAGTTAATTAACGGCTTCGAGGATGGGACTTTCCGTCCGAACGATCGGATAACACGGGAACAAGCCATGGAGATCATTTCTAAAGCGATGAAGCTCACAGGTTTGAAAGCAAAGCTTGCAGCGGCTTCTACGGATACCTTGCAACCCTTTGCTGATGCGGCGGATGCATCGACTTGGGCGTTAAAGGGCATTGCAGAATGCGTGCAAGCGGGAATCGTAAGCGGAAGAAAAGCAAATGAGCTTGCTCCTCAGGCTTTCATTACGCGCGCAGAGGGTGCCGCGATGATTCAAAGACTGCTGCAGCAATCGGAATTGATTTAA
- a CDS encoding winged helix-turn-helix domain-containing protein, with protein MAKIKAHLLRVSTGRREQLLELPDLTLDYYAQIVIMVSETIFLSKKEFSLLSYLAQNVNRAVSVDALFQLVWGTESLEDTRTVAVHISNLCKKIEADPANPVRIVTIRGTGYMLVAKDALQA; from the coding sequence ATGGCCAAGATAAAGGCTCATCTTCTTAGAGTGTCGACGGGCAGAAGGGAACAACTGCTGGAGTTACCGGACTTGACGCTAGATTACTACGCACAGATCGTCATCATGGTAAGTGAAACGATCTTTTTATCGAAAAAAGAGTTCAGTCTACTGTCCTATTTGGCACAGAACGTGAATCGTGCCGTCAGCGTCGATGCGTTGTTTCAGCTCGTTTGGGGAACGGAGAGTCTGGAGGATACGAGAACAGTCGCTGTACACATCAGCAATTTGTGCAAAAAAATCGAGGCTGACCCTGCCAATCCTGTGAGAATCGTTACGATTCGGGGGACAGGCTACATGCTGGTTGCCAAGGATGCGTTGCAAGCTTGA